The Acinonyx jubatus isolate Ajub_Pintada_27869175 chromosome D1, VMU_Ajub_asm_v1.0, whole genome shotgun sequence genome includes a window with the following:
- the BSX gene encoding brain-specific homeobox protein homolog — MNLNFTSPLHPASSQRPTSFFIEDILLHKPKPLREMAPDHFASSLASRVPLLDYGYPLMPTPTLLAPHPHHPLHKGDHHHPYFLTTSGVPVPALFPHPQHSELPGKHCRRRKARTVFSDSQLSGLEKRFEIQRYLSTPERVELATALSLSETQVKTWFQNRRMKHKKQLRKSQDEPKAPDGLESPEGSPRGPEAASAEARLGLPAGPFVLTEPEDEVDIGDEGELGSGPHVL, encoded by the exons ATGAATCTCAACTTCACCTCCCCTCTGCACCCGGCGTCTTCTCAGAGGCCCACGTCCTTCTTCATTGAGGACATCCTGCTGCACAAGCCCAAGCCGCTAAGGGAGATGGCCCCTGATCACTTCGCCAGCTCTCTGGCCTCCCGGGTGCCTCTCCTAGACTATGGCTACCCCCTCATGCCCACACCCACCCTCCTGGCTCCTCACCCTCATCACCCTCTGCATAAGGGAGACCACCACCACCCTTATTTCCTCACCACCTCGG GGGTGCCGGTGCCGGCGCTGTTCCCGCACCCCCAGCACAGCGAGCTGCCGGGGAAGCACTGCCGCCGCCGCAAAGCTCGCACGGTTTTCTCGGACTCGCAGCTTTCCGGCCTGGAGAAGAGATTCGAGATCCAGCGCTACCTGTCCACGCCAGAGCGGGTGGAGCTGGCCACGGCCCTCAGCCTGTCCGAGACGCAG GTGAAAACGTGGTTCCAGAACCGGCGGATGAAGCATAAAAAGCAGCTGAGGAAAAGTCAGGATGAGCCCAAAGCGCCCGATGGGCTCGAGAGCCCCGAGGGCAGCCCTCGCGGCCCAGAGGCCGCATCCGCCGAGGCTCGGCTGGGCCTGCCCGCCGGCCCCTTCGTGCTGACCGAGCCCGAGGACGAGGTGGACATCGGGGACGAGGGGGAGCTCGGCTCGGGGCCGCACGTGCTCTGA